The following DNA comes from Rosa rugosa chromosome 5, drRosRugo1.1, whole genome shotgun sequence.
GGTGGGATAGGAAAGACCACAATTGCTAAAGCTATGTTTAACTCAATTCACCGTGAGTTTGAAGGTAGCTGTTTTCTAGCCGATGTTAGATCAAATTCAAGTGGCCAAAAAGGCCTATCCCATCTTCAACAGACTCTTTTGTTTAATATTCTTGGGGACTCATCTTTGAAAGTGCACAATGTTGATGAAGGAATATGTTTTATGAGGAAAAGGATGCAAGATAAGAAAGTTCTTTTAATCCTCGATGACGTGAGTGATTTGAATCAATTAGACAACTTAGCTCTATCATCTGATTGTTTTGGGCCAGGCAGTAGAATTATCATAACAACAAGAGATAGACATTTGTTAACAGCTCATCAAGTTCAGTCAATATACGAGGTCAAGATGTTAAATGATGCTGAAGCTTTAGAGTTGTTTAGTTGGAATGCATTCAATTGTAATGGACTACCAGACGATTTCGTGGAACTTGCAAATCGTGCTGTACGTTATGCCCAAGGTCTCCCATTAGCTTTGATAGTTGTGGGCCGTCATCTGTTTGCTAGAAGGAAAGAGCACTGGGACGATGCATTGGATAGTTATAAAAGAGTTCCTCACAAGAATATTCAAGACATTCTCAAAATAAGTTTTGATGCCCTGGAAGATTATGTAAAAGAACTTTTTCTTGACATCGCTTGCTTCTTTAAAGGTGATGATGTAAATCGTGTGATACCGATACTAGTAGCTTGCGACCGCAACCCAGTGATTGGTTTTGAACTACTCAAGGAAAAGGCCCTAATAACAATGCACGAATGTGAGATCGAGATGCATGACTTGATAGAAGAAATGGGTAAAGAAATAGTGCGTAAACAGGGTGAGCCTGGCGAAAGAAGCAGATTGTGGAACTACGATGATGTCGACCATGTTTTAACAGATAATACAGTAAGTAAAATTTCTTCATGAAATCTTGAAGCTAGGAAATTTTGAAACATGCACGTACGCATATGTACTAGCTTGTGCTCTCAAATTGCTACATATGTTAATAATTGCTTTCTTTCGTTTTGCAGGGAACAGAGAAAATAAAAGGCATCCAAGTACAGTCATACGGAGAAAACGATGAGATATGTTTGAATGCTAAAAGCTTTTCAAAGATGACAAATCTCGTATACTTTTCAAGCAACTATTTTGTAGACTATTCTGGAAACATTGATCGTCTATCCAACAAGTTGAGGTGGCTTGATTGGTGGGGATGTCCGATACAATCGTTTCCTTCAAACTTTCATCCAAGAAAACTTGTTGCGCTCAATATTCCTTACAATCCTTTTATCATACGATTATGGGAGGGACTTAAGGTACTTAATTTAATCTaataatccatttttatttccaggaattttttcttttatttttttatataattaataATGTTGCAAATTATTTATTAGTGCTTCAGATTGGttgatctttttttcttttttttcttttttttctcccttGCCGCACAGAATTTTCCAACTCTAACATCTATGGACTTACAAGGTTGTAAATCCCTAAGAGAACTCCCAAACTTCACCGGAATCCCCAACTTAGAAGAGCTGAGTTTATATGGTTGTGAAAGTTTAGTTGAGGTTCATCAGTCTGTTGGATCTCTAGATAAGCTTGTGACCTTAAATCTTAGACACTGCTCTAACCTTGTTAAGTTGCCAACCGAAATTAACTTGAAATCTCTCCGTGCTATGTATCTTAGTGGTTGCACTAGGCTAGAGgaattttcaaaaattattgGAAAGATGGACTCCTTAAGAGAGTTGAACCTATCACATACTGGCATTAAAGAATTGCATCCGTCAATTGGAAATCTCATTGGGCTTAGACAGTTAGATCTAGATAATTGTCAAAATCTTACAACTCTACCATGCAGCATATATGAGTTGCAAAATCTAAAAATCCTAGATGTGAGTGGATGCTCAAAACTTGTTACATTTCCAGAAATTAAGGGAAAA
Coding sequences within:
- the LOC133710634 gene encoding TMV resistance protein N-like, yielding MKKNNVCMVGIWGAGGIGKTTIAKAMFNSIHREFEGSCFLADVRSNSSGQKGLSHLQQTLLFNILGDSSLKVHNVDEGICFMRKRMQDKKVLLILDDVSDLNQLDNLALSSDCFGPGSRIIITTRDRHLLTAHQVQSIYEVKMLNDAEALELFSWNAFNCNGLPDDFVELANRAVRYAQGLPLALIVVGRHLFARRKEHWDDALDSYKRVPHKNIQDILKISFDALEDYVKELFLDIACFFKGDDVNRVIPILVACDRNPVIGFELLKEKALITMHECEIEMHDLIEEMGKEIVRKQGEPGERSRLWNYDDVDHVLTDNTGTEKIKGIQVQSYGENDEICLNAKSFSKMTNLVYFSSNYFVDYSGNIDRLSNKLRWLDWWGCPIQSFPSNFHPRKLVALNIPYNPFIIRLWEGLKVLNLI